The following proteins come from a genomic window of Desulfonatronum thioautotrophicum:
- a CDS encoding type II toxin-antitoxin system Phd/YefM family antitoxin, whose protein sequence is MSSTISSRDFNQRVSQAKRATLQGPVFITDRGKPSHVLLSIEDYRNLARQGKNIADLLSMPDSESIDLEIPRMTDLPQMVDFQ, encoded by the coding sequence ATGAGCAGCACAATTTCCAGCCGGGATTTCAACCAGCGCGTCAGCCAGGCGAAGAGAGCAACACTGCAGGGACCGGTTTTCATTACAGACCGGGGAAAGCCGAGCCATGTTCTGCTGAGCATTGAGGATTATCGCAACCTGGCCAGACAGGGCAAAAATATTGCAGACTTGTTGAGTATGCCCGATTCCGAAAGTATTGACTTGGAGATCCCCAGGATGACGGATCTTCCTCAAATGGTGGATTTCCAATAA
- a CDS encoding type II toxin-antitoxin system VapC family toxin: protein MYLLDTNVVSELRKIRQGKADPGVTRWAEGVASSDLYLSVITVQELEIGILQAERRDSEKGKILRFWYEQKVLPVFRNRILPIDTQISRCSARLHVPNLRPVRDAFIAATGIVYGMTVVTRNVRDFEPMGIALINPWEV, encoded by the coding sequence ATGTATCTGCTGGATACCAACGTTGTCTCCGAGTTGCGAAAGATTCGCCAGGGCAAGGCTGATCCGGGTGTTACGCGCTGGGCCGAGGGAGTTGCCAGCAGTGACCTGTATCTCTCGGTAATAACCGTTCAAGAGCTGGAAATTGGGATTCTGCAGGCGGAACGACGTGACTCGGAGAAAGGAAAAATTTTGCGTTTTTGGTATGAACAGAAAGTCCTTCCGGTTTTCAGGAATCGTATCCTGCCAATAGATACACAAATTTCCCGGTGCAGCGCCAGGCTGCATGTACCGAACCTCCGACCTGTTCGGGATGCCTTTATCGCGGCAACTGGGATTGTATACGGCATGACAGTCGTAACCCGCAATGTCCGTGACTTTGAACCCATGGGTATCGCCTTGATCAATCCCTGGGAAGTATGA
- a CDS encoding Hpt domain-containing protein: MSSAGGKRPRPFRPSPAKMATLARNLAEHNLQALQTEAHALKGLALSTSCTALADAARRLEAAAQNADRTTIPHLHSELLHESERLRRTIQEQAS, translated from the coding sequence GTGAGCAGCGCAGGTGGGAAAAGGCCGCGTCCCTTCCGCCCATCGCCGGCCAAGATGGCGACGCTTGCGCGAAACCTGGCTGAGCACAACCTGCAGGCCCTCCAAACCGAGGCCCATGCCCTGAAAGGCCTCGCCCTGAGCACCAGCTGCACAGCCCTGGCTGACGCCGCCCGTCGCCTGGAAGCCGCGGCCCAAAACGCCGACCGGACAACCATCCCTCACCTCCATTCGGAGCTGCTCCATGAATCCGAACGGCTCCGCCGGACCATCCAGGAACAGGCATCTTGA
- a CDS encoding efflux RND transporter periplasmic adaptor subunit, which produces MYPKCMTLLFTALLSVSIAGLAWAQPPGGQQGGPPPAVVVVAPVSSGELLEEREFVGTAYFQETSLVAAEVSGRVLEVHFEQGDRIAEGGKLVTMDGVLKSKELQSRQAQREEVLANLSRVNRELDRMERLFEQGTVSEQEYEQIKFQGSALERRAESLAAEIDRIREELRMLKVLSPFAGVVLARRSNPGEWLSPGAPVAEVARIDVMDIMVNVPVGVALGLDPGQAVRGRAGEQELAGWVQTVVPRGEVRTRTFPVKVRLRNEYGLLEGMEVRLFLSTGQRHEGLLVPRDAVVPSPMGQVIFLVRDDQAMMVPVTVLGFAQDTVGIQAEDVQPGDQVVVKGQERLRDGQQVRIAQ; this is translated from the coding sequence ATGTATCCAAAATGCATGACGTTGCTTTTCACCGCCTTGCTCTCTGTTTCTATTGCCGGCCTGGCATGGGCTCAACCCCCCGGCGGGCAACAGGGCGGGCCGCCACCGGCCGTGGTGGTCGTGGCCCCGGTTTCGTCCGGTGAATTGCTGGAGGAGCGAGAATTTGTCGGCACGGCGTATTTTCAGGAAACCTCCCTGGTGGCCGCGGAGGTCAGCGGCCGGGTCCTGGAGGTGCATTTCGAGCAGGGCGACCGGATTGCCGAGGGTGGCAAGCTGGTGACCATGGACGGGGTGCTCAAGTCCAAGGAGTTGCAATCCCGGCAGGCCCAGCGGGAGGAGGTGCTGGCCAACCTGTCCCGCGTGAACCGGGAACTGGACCGGATGGAGCGATTGTTCGAACAGGGCACGGTCTCGGAGCAGGAGTACGAGCAGATCAAGTTCCAGGGCAGCGCCCTGGAGCGCCGGGCCGAGTCCCTGGCCGCGGAGATTGACCGGATCCGTGAGGAACTGCGGATGCTGAAGGTGCTCTCGCCCTTTGCCGGGGTGGTCCTGGCCCGGCGCAGCAACCCCGGGGAATGGCTCTCCCCGGGAGCCCCCGTGGCCGAGGTGGCCCGGATCGACGTGATGGACATCATGGTCAATGTGCCGGTGGGCGTGGCCCTGGGTCTGGATCCGGGCCAGGCTGTGCGGGGACGTGCCGGAGAACAGGAACTGGCGGGATGGGTGCAGACTGTCGTGCCCCGCGGCGAAGTGCGCACCCGGACGTTTCCGGTCAAGGTCCGGCTGCGCAACGAATACGGACTGCTGGAGGGCATGGAGGTGCGCCTTTTTCTGTCCACAGGTCAGCGTCACGAGGGGCTGCTGGTTCCCCGGGACGCCGTGGTGCCCAGCCCCATGGGCCAGGTGATCTTTCTGGTTCGGGACGACCAGGCCATGATGGTCCCGGTGACCGTGCTCGGCTTTGCCCAGGACACGGTCGGCATCCAGGCCGAGGACGTCCAGCCCGGGGACCAGGTGGTGGTCAAGGGCCAGGAGCGACTGCGCGACGGCCAGCAGGTGCGCATTGCGCAGTGA